A single window of Micromonas commoda chromosome 6, complete sequence DNA harbors:
- a CDS encoding predicted protein has translation MAEIPPGEAALPAASKITIDDESDDTESDTTPAEIKAKIERDVDELFKTKTVEEMEEIEKKLRGDLETMDAEIARTIGGSWKDFMENSKDVDLITSNLQEIADGFAVVRDTLAELPEIIRKNNEAMEALRAPQEPEEFTPEMATFAAGSRLKYLVDTPEKVWGALDEREYAGAAMRYAASRDCVAACVETSEPPHLTRDEAHKKFPALRQQPAALDSLRGQIARAARKALESPKAPRETLASALAASIIVEGMNAERSLVLYLQTRRAWCRATLRRCGGDGAGVDRVAGALARVLAEPARAIASARACFLGGESPTGESPTGESPPPPLVYARLDEGWDETDVANVLFAGVVDPRREVEAWRRVVESAKPARLSRARIAALCEEWLAGVASDVLVATTEKGFMGGIRTVDDLVSVESVARAKLAEKRSSADDVAACVDLLGREVDAWATLAEEPTSHRARTLLSATLRHGGLRTAVDAALQAVAPPAPRTSALSPPAEAAAMWGGDWSGGDSPGSDWSGEQPPSKSPRSALDGPDRGVNASRDVAPANVAAARALAGKFAAALAAARGDALAIGTPGGRLKLKPTFSISNPQRDAPRLATLEAFVRGECHAGAMATADFLWKRLEAYEKDAAAGDDVAAERCLLVAQTAQFARLAPEELGALMGPARDWNADAVALAKQRRRAAKSSAKSNRFQLFGSTNQNASDKNNAAEDPRLAESLAALARVAHRGFRAWAERFARTVGVELSRALPQDERLGSQEVPRDWEEESGGDGGEVSLRLPALPSPYALGCLHAASSEALRCGGHLMSHDGIAALVRATAKECGGAYADFVQSATSTSDRLSERGVLQALFDLRFVMEVLLGPGCMGGGRGKAGGKVVGDANDEGDALVAAQRAERTLAARLDPIDWATYESFLWRNERRAYSRCATLLGLLTQSHRAPAGAEKVLPATSSDAKATTPPPRFTYLPVSLPAARGKGGGKGDGNVGAVDWSLAGFDRFGEPDETRGAGDEGGLLGKIGQGLGGWVRGVV, from the coding sequence ATGGCCGAGATTCCGCCCGGGGAAGCGGcgctccccgcggcgtcgaaaaTCACGATCGATGATGAGTCCGACGACACCGAATCGGACACCACCCCCGCCGAGATCAAGGCCAAGATCGagcgggacgtcgacgagctcttCAAGACCAAGACGGTGGAGGAGATGGAAGAGATCGAGAAGAAGTTGCGCGGGGACCTGgagacgatggacgcggagatCGCCCGGACCATCGGCGGGTCGTGGAAGGATTTCATGGAAAACTCGAAGGACGTCGATCTGATCACGAGTAACCTCCAGGAGATCGCCGACGGCTTCGCGGTCGTCAGGGACaccctcgcggagctgcCCGAGATCATCAGGAAGAACAACGAAGCCATGgaggcgctccgcgcgccgcaGGAACCCGAGGAGTTCACGCCGGAGATGGccacgttcgccgcggggtcccGGCTCAAGTACCTCGTGGACACCCCGGAGAAGGTGTGGGGCGCcctggacgagcgcgagtacgcgggcgccgcgatgcgctacgccgcgtcgagagattgcgtcgcggcgtgcgtaGAGACGTCGGAACCGCCGCACCtgacgcgcgacgaggcaCACAAGAAGTTCCCGGCCCTCAGGCAGCaacccgcggcgctggactcGTTGAGGGGGCAgatcgcgcgagcggcgcggaaGGCGCTGGAGTCCCCAAAGGCGCCTCGCGAGACGCTCgcatccgcgctcgccgcgtcaaTCATCGTCGAGGGTATGAACGCGGAGCGCTCGCTCGTGCTGTACCTCcagacgcgacgcgcgtggtgcCGCGCCACCCTGAggcggtgcggcggcgacggcgcgggcgtcgatcgcgtcgcgggggcgctcgcgagggtgttggcggagcccgcgcgcgctatcgcgtcggcgcgagcgtgtttcctcggcggcgagtcaCCGACCGGCGAGTCACCgaccggtgagtcaccgcccccgccgctcgtgtACGCGCGGCTTGACGAGGGATGGGACGAGACCGACGTGGCGAACGTGCTGTTCGCTGGGGTGGTtgacccgcgacgcgaggtggaggcgtggcgacgcgtcgtcgaatcCGCCAAACCCGCGCGGCTGTCTCGCGCCCGTatcgcggcgctgtgcgAGGAGtggctcgccggcgtcgcgtcggacgtgctcgtcgcgacgacggagaaggGGTTCATGGGGGGAATACGAaccgtcgacgacctcgtctCGGTCGAGTCCGTCGCCAGGGCCAAACTCGCGGAAAAACGGTCGAGCGCggatgacgtcgcggcgtgcgtcgatTTGCTCGGTCGCGAAGTGGACGCGTGGGCGACGCTGGCGGAGGAaccgaccagtcaccgcgcGAGGACACTCCTGTCCGCGACGCTTCGGCACGGGGGTTTACGaacggcggtggacgccgcgctgcaggcggtggcgccccccgcgccgcgaacgtcggcgcTGTCGCCcccggccgaggcggcggcgatgtggggcggtgactggtcgggcggtgactcaccgggcaGTGACTGGTCGGGCGAGCAACCGCCGTCCAAGtccccgaggagcgcgctcgacggacccgaccgcggcgttAATGCCTcgagggacgtcgcgccggcgaacgtcgcggcggcgcgtgcgctcgCTGGAAAGTTTGCCGCGGCGctagccgccgcgcggggcgacgcgctcgcgattgGGACGCCCGGCGGGAGGCTCAAACTCAAACCCACATTCTCAATCTCAAACCCACAAcgggacgcgccgaggctggcgacgctcgaggcgttcgtccgcggcgagtgccacgcgggcgcgatggccacGGCGGACTTTCTCTGGAAGCGTCTGGAAGCTTacgagaaggacgcggcggctggagacgacgtcgccgcggagcgatgcctcctcgtcgcgcagacggcgcagttcgcgcgtctcgcgcccgaggagctcggggcGCTGATGGGGCCGGCGAGGGACTggaacgccgacgcggtggcgctcgcgaagcagcggcggcgagccgcgaAATCGTCCGCGAAATCGAACAGGTTTCAACTGTTTGGATCCACCAATCAAAACGCGTCGGACAAAAacaacgcggcggaggatccgaggctcgccgagtcgctcgcggcgctcgcgcgcgtcgctcatcGCGGCTTTCGCGCCTGGGCCGAGCGCTTCGCGAGGACCGTCGGCGTGGAGCTCTCCCGGGCGCTGCCCCAGGACGAGCGGCTGGGAAGCCAGGAGGTTCCCCGCGACTGGGAAGAAgagtccggcggcgacggcggcgaggtttcGCTCCGGCTACCCGCCTTGCCGTCGCCGTACGCGCTCGGGTGCCTgcacgccgcctcgtcggagGCGCTGCGATGCGGTGGGCATCTCATGTCCCATGAcgggatcgccgcgctcgtgagggcgacggcgaaggagtgcggcggcgcTTACGCCGACTTTGTCCAatcggcgacgagcacgtcGGACCGGCTATCGGAGCGCGGGGTGCTGCAGGCGTTGTTCGACTTGAGGTTCGTGATGGAGGTGCTGCTCGGGCCGGGATGCATGGGGGGTGGGCGGGGTAAGGCGGGTGGTAAGGTGGTTGgtgacgcgaacgacgaagGGGACGCGCTGGTCGCGGCGCAGCGGGCGGAGaggacgctcgccgcgaggctcgaccCCATCGACTGGGCCACGTACGAGAGCTTCCTCTGGCGCAACGAGCGCAGGGCGTACTCGAGGTGCGCCACGCTCCTCGGATTGCTCACGCAGTCGCAcagggcgcccgcgggtgccgagaaGGTGctgccggcgacgagctcggacgccaaagcgacgacgcccccgccgaggtTCACCTACCTGCCCGTGTccctccccgcggcgaggggcaaAGGGGGCGGGAAGGGCGACGGGAACGTCGGGGCGGTGGATTGGTCCCTCGCGGGCTTCGACAGGTTCGGCGAGCCGGACGAgactcgcggcgcgggggacgagggcGGTCTGCTCGGAAAGATCGGGCAGGGACTCGGCGGGTGGGTCAGGGGCGTCGTTTGA
- a CDS encoding predicted protein (Encodes a protein with hydroxyproline-rich glycoprotein (HRGP) motifs at C-terminus): MGGKKKKPGKKSSKKSGNAAETGSQKSRSEMGDSDDSENEGGVEPQSTESGPVETVPEAAATNDEAAEVAAAVAASAAADPAPAKPPDPAPAPPAPEKPPFEGTEEEIAAAKKIQALQRGRQARGEFAKLKAAKAAKPEDALNTSTESDDAAAKDLRASQDAAMLELLRKERVELTAALADARVTIKLAEDKANAAQAELEAKTQEMDAKIAQADAKATEERERAERLEHQVEAFDKSAASAVGSATNERKAKVEAELERDNAIKDMEKEKAKAAQAVAEAAKKIADAEAKTAEERGLYDATMKRAHDAEERVRESKEALLAMRAGLIRMATVMGDSREIRDFMRAMRAAEDSEEGSNEGIPGEPGADHQRSVNESSVAASADAARLVASNDDRGADELVDECIDKLHHFLSVNADEKKELRAQVQAQQRFSKDSVGGLGMGGIGRSAALSPTSPRASNAWKQPWERSEALSPGASALSPMAKDIAMMDMSELRTELERSRRYTTRLQTRFDKLNVEVTHQANMTLKAIEERDEAVAMLLAKAKSEEGAREDSENRARQLRAEIAQLKTDLDKRDRRFKQLTPLDAVVTEEFTKMRKEVDAARRADPNAGPSAHDDAVTASAVTALCSRLEKATALEKECDDLRKINAFLRRQGGSLDSSGGSGGISAAVESVMKESEDVIAALNRDGVKAEEVPLTGSNTEKWRQVAMAFSGSVGKGSPPASPGALSGVLPPPPAEGNGGDDAPMSAAEVARSMDSLRSSILKPHGPSEPLGSAPGSVSASYSTTSRMTYDSPGGAYSKTITRPDTGSAIKVRSVHQLRQTHTGGTFAPPRELFRGSPYSARNSPKPRDVGPKPWDAPSAVLPASERVNPGPEWFQDARHAWDSYTDALSQVEAQRELEKEKREYAKYESLLKSGYNAAEPMRLPAHLRVKDALASEAEVDRAVKRFVKTLSEHGASVSLRRNGPCKYMLSRTLTSAAQRGGRPGPSGPAPASKIVMLRMISNRLVVHRGTNLPPLDLLDAVVGYVQPYKPPGPVRKVADGLGREKKWLESWTGKAGVKSPPAAASPKPVDFSQMTRERYPEDETVPPVPQSPAKSPTPQAAGLPGTPPGTLPKSPATPASNTPTGPRPFLRVDKEPTPEKKPVPEKKPTPEKKPAPAV, translated from the coding sequence atgggcggcaagaagaagaagcccgGGAAGAAGTCCTCGAAGAAATCCgggaacgcggcggagaccgGCTCGCAGAAGTCGCGCTCCGAGATGGGCGACTCCGACGACTCCGAAAACGAGGGAGGCGTCGAGCCCCAATCGACTGAATCCGGCCCGGTGGAGACCGTCCCtgaggccgcggcgacgaacgacgaggccgcggaggtcgcagccgccgtcgccgcgtcggcggcggcggatcccgcgccggcgaagccCCCCGATccggcccccgcgccccccgcgccggaaAAGCCCCCGTTCGAGggcaccgaggaggagatcgccgcggcgaagaaaaTTCAGGCGCTGCAACGGGgccgccaagcgcgcggGGAGTTCGCGAAGCTcaaggccgccaaggctgccaagCCCGAGGATGCGCTCAACACGAGTACGGAATCCGATgatgccgccgccaaggatcTTCGCGCGTCGCAGGATGCGGCGATGCTCGAGCTTCTTCGCAAGGAGAGGGTAGAGCTCACTgctgccctcgccgacgccagggtGACGATtaagctcgccgaggacaaggccaacgccgctcaagccgagctcgaggctaAGACGCAGGAGATGGATGCCAAGATCGCGCaggcggacgccaaggcgacggaggagcgcgagcgcgcggaacgGCTCGAACACCAGGTGGAGGCGTTTGATAAAtccgccgcatccgcggtGGGCTCCGCGACCAACGAGCGCAAGGCCAAGgtggaggctgagctcgaaCGCGATAACGCCATCAAGGACatggagaaggagaaggccaaggcggctcAAGCcgtggcggaggctgcgaagaagatcgcggacgcggaggccaagACGGCCGAGGAGAGGGGCCTctacgacgcgacgatgaaacgagcgcacgacgccgaggagaggGTCCGGGAATCCAAGGAGGCGTTACTCGCCATGCGCGCGGGTCTGATTCGCATGGCCACGGTGATGGGCGACAGCAGGGAGATTCGCGATTTCATGCgggcgatgcgcgccgccgaggactcCGAAGAAGGATCGAACGAAGGGATCCCCGGCGAGCCCGGGGCCGATCATCAAAGGTCCGTCAACGAGagcagcgtcgcggcgtcggcggatgCCGCCCGACTCGTCGCCTCgaacgacgaccgcggcgcggatgagctcgtcgacgagtgCATCGACAAGCTGCACCACTTTCTCAGCGTCAACGCggacgagaagaaggagctgCGCGCGCAGGTTCAGGCGCAGCAGCGGTTCTCGAAGGATTCAGTCGGCGGGCTCGGTATGGGCGGCATCGGgcggtccgccgcgctctcgccgacgtcgccccgggCGTCCAACGCGTGGAAACAGCCTTGGGAACGGTCGGAGGCTCTAtccccgggcgcgtcggcgctgtcCCCGATGGCGAAGGACATCGCCATGATGGACATGTCCGAGCTGCGCACCGAGCTggagcgctcgcggcgatacACCACCCGCCTGCAGACGAGGTTCGACAAGCTGAACGTGGAGGTGACGCACCAGGCGAACATGACGCTGAAGGCCATCGAGGAGAGGGACGAGGCCGTCGCCATGCTCCTGGCCAAGGCCAAgtccgaggagggcgcgagggaggattCCGAGAACCGAGCCCGTCAGCTCCGAGCTGAAATCGCGCAGCTCAAGACGGATCTGGACAAGCGCGACAGACGGTTCAAACAGCTCAcaccgctcgacgccgtcgtgacCGAGGAGTTTACCAAAATGAGgaaggaggtggacgcggcgagacgcgcggatcCCAACGCGGGTCCCTCGGctcacgacgacgccgtcaccgctTCGGCGGTGACTGCGCTGTGTTCGCGGCTGGAGAAGGCTacggcgctggagaaggagTGCGACGACCTTCGCAAGATCAACGCGTTCCTGCGCCGACAAGGAGGTTCGCTCGACTCGtcgggcggcagcggcggaatctccgcggcggtcgagtcCGTGATGAAGGAGTCCGaggacgtcatcgcggcgctgaaccgcgacggggtcaaggctgaggaggtTCCCCTCACCGGAAGCAACACGGAGAAGTGGCGGCAGGTGGCCATGGCCTTCTCGGGCTCCGTCGGCAAGGgatcgccccccgcgtctcCGGGCGCCCTCAGCGGTGTCCTAcccccgcctcccgccgagggtaacggcggcgacgacgcgcccatgTCCGCGGCCGAGGTTGCCAGGTCCATGGATTCCCTCCGGTCCTCCATCCTCAAGCCCCACGGTCCGTCCGAACCGTTGGGCTCGGCGCCCGGGTCGGTGTCCGCCTCCTACTCCACCACCAGCAGGATGACGTACGACTCCCCGGGTGGGGCATACTCCAAGACGATCACCCGACCCGACACCGGATCCGCGATCAAGGTTCGAAGCGTCCACCAGCTGCGACAGACGCACACGGGCGGAAccttcgcgcccccgcgtgaGCTCTTCCGAGGATCCCCTTACAGCGCCAGGAACTCGCCCAagcctcgcgacgtcgggccCAAGCCGTGggacgcgccgtccgccgtTTTacccgcgagcgagcgggtTAACCCCGGGCCGGAGTGGTTCCAGGACGCGAGGCACGCGTGGGATTCGTACACGGACGCGCTCAGCCAAGTCGAGGCGCAGcgggagctcgagaaggagaagaggGAATACGCCAAGTACGAGTCGCTGTTAAAATCGGGGTACAACGCGGCGGAGCCCATGCGACTCCCCGCGCACCTGAGGGTgaaggacgcgctcgcgtccgaggcggaggttgaCCGCGCGGTGAAGAGGTTCGTGAAGACGCTGTCGgagcacggcgcgagcgtgagTTTGCGAAGGAACGGTCCGTGCAAGTACATGCTCAGCCGGACgctgacgagcgcggcgcagcgcgGAGGTCGACCGGGTCCCTCCGGCCCGGCTCCCGCGTCGAAGATTGTCATGCTCCGGATGATCTCCAACCGGCTGGTGGTGCACCGCGGGACTAACCTACCGCCCCTGGACCTGCTCGATGCCGTGGTCGGGTACGTTCAGCCGTACAAGCCCCCGGGTCCGGTGCGCAAGGTGGCCGACGGCTTGGGCCGCGAGAAGAAGTGGCTCGAGTCGTGGACGGGCAAGGCGGGGGTCaagtcgccgcccgccgccgcctcgccaaAGCCCGTGGACTTCTCGCAGATGACCCGCGAGAGGTACCCCGAGGACGAGAccgtcccgcccgtcccgcAATCGCCGGCCAAGTCCCCGACACCACAGGCGGCTGGACtgccggggacgccgccggggacgctGCCAAAGTCGCCAGCCACGCCGGCGTCAAACACGCCGACGGGACCGAGGCCGTTCCTGAGGGTGGACAAGGAGCCCACTCCGGAGAAGAAGCCCGTTCCGGAGAAGAAGCCCACTCCGGAGAagaagcccgcgcccgcggtgtgA